The DNA sequence CATCATCGACAAAGAAAACGCTATGTTGGGACGAATGGGAGCAGCAGCCTGAAAACCTCTTCATAAGATAGACAGGTGCAGGATCTGATGAATAGTCAAAACAGAGTTTGGTTCCATTACTGTCAAAGGTAACAAAGCAAAGGGATGCAGGAAGAAATCAGGAAGAATCAGGAAGAATTCTGCACTCGCCAAGAAAATGGAGATGGCAGCAACGGAAGAGGAACTCGAGAAGGCACGTTGGGACATCACGGACAGGCTTTGAATGCAGGAGGAACAGGAGAGAGAATGGCTAGCTGGTGATGGTGACGGGGACGTCAATGCGCCCTGCGTCGACGAGGAGGTGGACATGAGTTGATGGGAATCAGAAGATTGTGACGATATCTTGTTCAAGAACACGCCAATCTTCTCACCCCACGTTCATCCAAGGTGCATTCAGAAAGCGTCGTACCAAGAGCTTATGATGGACAAGCGCGACAACTGGGCGGCAGTGTGAGACTCAATGGTCCTTGCGTATGTGGATTATGAGGAGCAGAGCAGGGGGTTTCATACGCCGGCATTGGAAAGGAGGTCTCGAGTTTCAAAAAGAGTGTATTTGGAATGGGCTTCAGCGCTCCTTGCGAGAAATCACCCTCGTATCGCTCGACAAATGGAAATGCTCTTGTGCAAGACAGCGAACATTGACTTCGTCATGTCGCCCTTTCAGAGATCAAACAGTCGGTCTCTTTCTGTCCATCCTGCGTAACATACGAACCTGTCTGTCTTCTTCAGATAGGCTTCATGGCAGCATTGCCCAGAAGCCCTACGACCGCCTTCTCATTATCATTTCTTCAATCTCTCCAGATTCTCCGAAAAGTATGTCCCTTGGGAATAGATGCTTGTGCGAAAGCTTTATGGGCCTATCATGGGCAGAGAGATGATGTGTACCTCGCAGAGAAATCACTCAAGGTATGCCAGTGACTCCCAGCTTTTGATCTTATGTCCTTACAAGTTTATGAAGAAACGTCGACTTGGTCCTCTTGTACGCCCGGCCATAGGCGTCTACAGCGACATACAATTCCAGAAGGAGATTGTTTCGATGTTATGCAAGGATCGCAATCTCCGGCATCTAGGATGGGTCAGCCGACATTCATTCCAGCTTGTCTGGTAACCCAAACAAGTCTCCACCTAACACGTCCGCGATTTACTGTCCGAGATCTACCGTCCGACTCTTGCAAATCAACAAAACATTTTTCGTTTTGCCCCTTAACCAATGTCGTGAACCGAGCGCTTCTGGTCTGCGTTGGCGGCCCTTGTCAGGCTAAACAGTGAGTCAAGTAAATCTCTTCGCCTGTGGAACACACACTTCCGTGTTGACCACGTGAACCAAAGCCGAAGACGGGACTTACGTGAGTGTCTGTACATGTCAGTTGCCAATCGCGATCACTAATCGTTTACTCGGTCAGTTTTGTGGGTGAAGTCAAGGTTCAAGAGTACGGAGATGAGACTCATACAAAATATGAGCGTGTTAAAAGAGGttgggaggaaggggtTGTCAGAAGGGAAATTGACGAGGGAATGGGAGGACCAGAAGAAGACGCAGGAAGACGAGGGCCAGATCGAGGCGTCTGTGGAGAGGCGGAGGAAGTATGAAAAACTGGGAGAGCTCCTTAGCTTATGGGATAGGGTGAAGGGGATAAGGCGAGTCTTGACGGTCCCTGCTTATCATTGTGCTCATGCTGACACGGCTTTTGCAGTAAGGAGCTAAAAACCAGTGCCGCGCCGGGGTCAGAGAAGCTAAAGGAAGCGGAGAGACTCCTTGAAAATCTCTTAAAcaaagagaaggagtgTGGAGGAGACTGAAAGAAGTTGGCAAGGAGTTGGGGTGGTGCCAGGTAGGTATTATCTTAGATTGTGCACAATTGAGCTCCTATTGATCTTTATGATAGAGAAGGGTTATACCTCGTATCCCAACGCAAACGTCTTGGATGTTTTCAAGGGCATGGTTTACCTTCTGAAGAAGCGTTTGGAAGAGCATCGTCAGCTGGAGTGGAAGAGCGTCGTCAGCTGGAGCAGTGATGGGTTGCGGATGGCCTGTCTATCTAGGCTTTGGGACACATATACGGTTCCAGGAAAATTCAGGCAAGACCAAGGCCTTCAACCCCAGTACCAAGATCTGCATCATCGAGCTCTTGCAGTTCACCACGAACCGCACTACGATGCTACCTTGCCCACTAGCCGGATATGTAGCGCGAGATGACGTCTCTTATTATAACAGCGACAGCGCTGATGAAGGAGGGAGGGGGAGGATGATCTGCCCATTTGATAGCTCCCGCGTCGGTTGGCTCGGCCAGTCTTTCTCTTTTATGGTAGTGATATACCTTAGTACTCGTACTAGATGGGTTAATATGCATGACCTTCAATGTTGATGATAATCATATGTACATGTAGCCCCGAATAATCGCTATCCAATCTATACATGAGACTCTATGTATGAGTGTTACAACAATAAATCTAATCGACGATTAGTTGAAACTAATTCCCTAAGGAGTACGCTTCTTGGCCATATTTATGGAACCATTGTTACATTTTTTAGTTGCATACTTATGACTATACAGGGGTGCCCGAGCAAGCGTAGGACCAACTGTCTTGGGGGCAGGGCCAGATTTCGGTTTCAACCAGTCTTCTTCTAGATCGTCGTCGTCTATGGTCTCTTATTAGCTCCTCGAGATCATTCAACGTAGAAAATCTACCTACCACAGAACCGACGACGAtcaatctcttcctcttgaAAAATCAGCTCTGGGGGTTCTGGCATCTCGTTACCAATACCAAATAGTAACGGCATAGTCGCGATTTTGCCAAAAATCTCTTTGAGGTCCGGAACCTCCCATCCGGGGTCGTATGGTAGTTCTTGAAATGCCAGTTAGCCTTGTCAATCACGCAAAACTGAAAGAAGGCTGACCTTGGACTGGAGGAGGCATATATTCCAGCTCACCatcgtcctcttcctcaagCTCCTTCACACCTTCCAAATGCTCAACTTCCACACTACCAAGGGATAactcctcttcccatcTTACTGGCGCGGGTGTGACGAATTGTTGTCCCTTTTGCTTGTCCGAAGATAGATAACCCTTGTCGGGTGTACTTGAAAGCGATTGACGCGATCGTCGGCGAGTTCGAGATGCAGAAGGGAGTGGTGTAGGTTGAGTTTCGGCGAATTTGAGGGTTGGTGCCGGCGTGCGAAGTGTTTGGGATTGAGAAGGGATGTTACGTCGGGGAGCGGGGGTGCGTGTGGGTAAGGAAGGAATAGGAGGCATAGACGCGAGGGATTTGGAAGATGGGATGGAATCTTTAGAGGAGTTGACAAATAGTCGTTTAGGCTCTGTGCCAGAACACAAACAGTCAGCGAACTTCCACCATCACTCAGGCATAACGTACCAATTTCATCCATTTCTAGCCCCTTTCCTTTGCCTTCAATCTGCTTCTGCAACACATTTCTATCCCTTCCCTCAGTTTTCACGCCCAAACCCATTCTTATGCCCGTTGCAGGGCCAATGAGTTGTTTCCCACCTATCCGCGAGGGTGTTTTGGAAGGAAGAGCATGGGCATTTTCTTTGTTGACATTCTTCTTGGAGGTTGTAGGGTGTACATAAGAGCGGTGAGTATGGATTGTACGTGGGGCAAGCATTTCAGAGGTGATTTcaggaagatgaagaagaaagatAGAGATGTGAAGATCCAATATAAGTCACGTCAACAAGCTCAAATGCAATTACGAATTCAGGCGCGTAGAATTACTCTTGGCGAGCCTAAGGGAAGTCAATGAAGTTACGTAACTGAGCCCAtacttcttccttcttttttgtCCTCTTTTGCGCCCTCGCTCGACGTGGTTTTATGATGCGCGCAAATGGATGCCCCCTTCATTCGCAGGTGACTATGTAATGGCAAGAATAGGGACGCCTATTACATTCTGCTCGATGGCGCGATGATAAAGCTCGTCTGAGACAAATCGACCTGTCCTAGAGCAGGCTGCTGATCTCTCCGTTGTTCAAGGCGTGACGTTGAGATAATCATGACAAACGCCACCAGTATTTACCAGAGAGACCCGAGAGTTCAATAAGCAAGGAGCCTATGCATGATACTCCCTCCGGACAGAATCACTTCTATGTATTGCACAATCATGGGAGGTTAATGCATGACGGTCAAATGATTTGTGATACGCCACAATATCGCGGTGGGGAAGTAACGCCGCCAAACGCCGGACTGGGTCTCTCTGCGGTAAACGGGTTTGTTAATAGAGCTATACAGCGTACAATTCATCAACAACTGCAATCATGGATAAGGAAAAGCTCGCCAAGCTCCAGTCTCAGGTCCGAATCGGTCAGTCCCCTTTTCAGTAGGAGAATCAGTAAAAAAGTGTACTGACAATAGCCTCCTTTCACGCGCACGTACTCCATCGTTTTCGACCCTGCACGAAAAATCACGTTAAATTACAGGTGGCAAGGGTACTCCCCGACGAAAGGTCGTCAAGAAGTCTGTTGCATCCTCGCAGGGTGACGACCGAAAGCTCCAGGCGGCTCTTAAGAAGCTCGGTGTTCAGCCCATCACCGGTGTTGAGGAGGTCAACATGTTCAAGGAGGATGGCAATGTTTTGCACTTTGGCGCTCCTAGGGGTGAGTTTAAACCAATCGCGGGAGtgagagaaagaagataAGGGATGGGTGGCTGTCTGGTGGTCCAATGCGCAATACTGAGCAAGCAGGAGGAGTAAAGGGAATGGATGATGGAGATTTTAACTGGCAGATCGTGCGGCTGACTATTACATGTAAAATAGTCCAAGTCCACGctgctcttccttccaACACCCTCGCCATCTACGGTCCCGGCCAGACCAAGGAACTCACTGAGCTCGTTCCCGGTATCCTCAACCAGCTCGGTCCCGACTCTCTTGCCAACCTCCGACGTCTTGCCGAGTCTTACCAGTCTCTTACAGCCCGACAGGCTGCTGCCGCCGCTGGCTCTGGTGGTGAGGGTGCTGGTGAAGCTAAGGAGGGTGAGGGCGATGACGAGATCCCCGATTTGGTTGACAACTTTGATGAGGCTgaggtgaagaagagcgatCTTGAGGAGCTCGAGTAAATTAAAAAAAGTGCCGATGGAGGATTTTTGAGGGATGGAACAGGCACAGTGTGGGAGAGGCTTGTAATTGCTAGCAGATGAATGCCATGGCTCAAAAGCAATCCGAAATAAAATTGCGTAAATGGTACATGTACAGGCACGAGGCTGGGTCTAAATTTCACTATCTATTGCTTGTTCTTCGCTTCTCTAGCGGCCTTCATCTCGCGGTACATCCTGACAACTCgttctctctcttcttcgagAATTCTCTTTTGTCCAGCGTTCAGAGGCATTTTGCCGCCATTGCCCACAGCTCCATATACGCCTTTACCCTCCTTCTGGTCCTTTGCTTTGCGCAGCTTGGGTAACGTCGGCGGCGCCTGGACGATATCGTTCAGTCTCCTAGGCTGAGGCATCGGTGCAAACGTCTTTGTCTCCTTCTTCGCGTCCTTGGCCTTGGTTGCCGCTTCcccctcttctttttcctcttcactatccccttcatctcccatctctctcttgcgctttttctccttcacGCCGTTCTCAAAGTCTTCCAAAACCTTCTTATCTACCTTGCCCTCCTTGACAAGCTTCTCCAGCCTTGCTCGCCTCTTATTCTCCTTCTTTGTTCGTTTCAAGTCTGCCGCTTCTGCAGCCCGGATCGACTCGGCTTTTTGGATAGCTTGGGATACAGATGGACGGAGGAGCGCTTCGATACGGCGATTGTATTCGGCAAGAGTCTCTTGCGGTAAGATTTTGGGAAGGccctccttttctttccctttaCCCTTCCCGTTCATCCCAGGAGCAGCTGAATTCCGGGGAACACCAGTGTCTTCACTATTCTTTCGACCGGATTCGCGAAACTTTTGTTGAACAGCAAACGAATTAAGGATACGCGCTGCTGAGCGGGGTGTGTCGTCGTAGGGGTTTCCGTcagagggaggaggaaggtTCTTGCCTCTGTAGTTGTTGAAATCATGGATATAGAAATGAGAATGGGGTTTGGGATGTGTTAGCACGGTATTACCATTGAAGATGGCAAGGAGGGAAATCACTTTTTGGCTGTCTCCGCCTCTCTAACAGATCTTTTGGCGCCTAAGAATTAACTGAAGTTAGTTGCCTTCTTTCAGTCACCAGATAGGCCGTGAAAGACTCACGCTTATGAGGCATCGTGGGGAGCTGTGAGTATGTGGTTCGTGGGTGTATGCCCTGGAATTCGGTACTGAAAAATGGATTTGTTGACAAAAATGTAGGGGACGAGGTGGAGGCCAGCAAAATCTGAGGTTTTTATTTTGAAAGTGGGGGTTCCCCATCCCAAACTGCTTACGTATACATTAGCACTTCTCTAATGTTCACTCATCATATAGAGTTAAAGAATTCGGATAACAACGCAACGCAATGGATACAATGATACATGTATAGGTAGTAACACAATGGTGATAGCGATAGTCAAATAAATTAGATACAACAATAGTCTAAAACCCCAAGACGTAACAAACTGAATATACGTCGCGCAATTTTAACTTCAAATCCTTTTTCCTTACAAATAAAACACTCTCTCGCTTTCCCTAGCCAACGGTCTTTTAAGTAAATCATAAACTCAACTTGCCCATTATCCCTCGTATGCTACCCAACATCCCTGCACCCATGGAAGCAGTGGCCGGCGGTGTTTGCATACCAGTCTCTTCTGGACGCAATTCTCTGTTAACGTTGATGACTTTGATTGTGGGCTTTGGAGTGTTTGGTCCTTCACTTGCTGTGGAATATGGCGTTCCCGCCTCCGTTGCTACACCTGAACCGGAGCCAACAGGCAGACTACCTGCTTTCTTCTTAACTCTTCCTGTGGCTGCTTTTGcgtcttcttcgtcctcaGTATGACCATGGTCATCGGCGGAAAAGTAATGGTGTTCATCACTCATAGGATCTTCATCCGTCATACTCAGGGGGGTAAGAACATGTGGTACCTCGGGTACGAATGGGGTGGAGTTGGGAGAAGGGTTGGCAGTATCAGCAACGGgagttgaagaaggggTCGTGGAGAAGGAATCGGAGTGGGAGCGGGATGCAGAGCGGATTCGGTTTGAAACTTGAATGATCTACGTGAGAAGCG is a window from the Cryptococcus gattii WM276 chromosome L, complete sequence genome containing:
- a CDS encoding Transcription factor btf3-like protein, putative (Similar to TIGR gene model, INSD accession AAW44989.1); translated protein: MDKEKLAKLQSQVRIGGKGTPRRKVVKKSVASSQGDDRKLQAALKKLGVQPITGVEEVNMFKEDGNVLHFGAPRVQVHAALPSNTLAIYGPGQTKELTELVPGILNQLGPDSLANLRRLAESYQSLTARQAAAAAGSGGEGAGEAKEGEGDDEIPDLVDNFDEAEVKKSDLEELE
- a CDS encoding Hypothetical protein (Similar to SGTC gene model, INSD accession EAL17835.1; CNBL0970) gives rise to the protein MLAPRTIHTHRSYVHPTTSKKNVNKENAHALPSKTPSRIGGKQLIGPATGIRMGLGVKTEGRDRNVLQKQIEGKGKGLEMDEIEPKRLFVNSSKDSIPSSKSLASMPPIPSLPTRTPAPRRNIPSQSQTLRTPAPTLKFAETQPTPLPSASRTRRRSRQSLSSTPDKGYLSSDKQKGQQFVTPAPVRWEEELSLGSVEVEHLEGVKELEEEDDGELEYMPPPVQELPYDPGWEVPDLKEIFGKIATMPLLFGIGNEMPEPPELIFQEEEIDRRRFCETIDDDDLEEDWLKPKSGPAPKTVGPTLARAPLYSHKYATKKCNNGSINMAKKRTP
- a CDS encoding Hypothetical protein (Similar to TIGR gene model, INSD accession AAW44990.1; CNH01050), whose product is MPHKRAKRSVREAETAKKGKNLPPPSDGNPYDDTPRSAARILNSFAVQQKFRESGRKNSEDTGVPRNSAAPGMNGKGKGKEKEGLPKILPQETLAEYNRRIEALLRPSVSQAIQKAESIRAAEAADLKRTKKENKRRARLEKLVKEGKVDKKVLEDFENGVKEKKRKREMGDEGDSEEEKEEGEAATKAKDAKKETKTFAPMPQPRRLNDIVQAPPTLPKLRKAKDQKEGKGVYGAVGNGGKMPLNAGQKRILEEERERVVRMYREMKAAREAKNKQ